The genomic DNA GCATGCAATGTAATTGCAGCAGCCAACATtctctgttgttgtttgcTTACATAATGACTTTCGAGACAGGCTCTCATAGCTCTAGCACCAAACCGGCTTTGGGCGATTTCCCAAAACTGCGACAACATGGTctcgaaaataaaatcattCCATGGTCCACCAAACTTCAAACAACACTGAATGACGTAGTTGCCAAACTGGTCAACAAACAGATGAACTGTATATGGTCTCAGGGCGTCGCAAATCATGTTAATTTGACGCTTTgtagcagcaacatcaaTGATTTTCTGAGCAGCCCATGTTCCGTTCTTGTGAACACCAATTTGTGCCAGAAATGGAGCAATCTGAACCAACATCAGATCCTTGACGCTCTCCGAGCAACTGTCAAAAAGTTTCTGTACTACGGTATTACCGACATAATCACTGGCCAAATCGGCAATCTCGTCGAGCAAATCAAGGGCaatttcatcaatttcTTGCTGACTGCATGTGCCACTATCAACCTTTTTACGAACTTCACGAAGTGTTGGTGCATCATAAACACGATCAGCTTTGGGTTCGTTGACAGGAGGAATTTCCGATTTAAAGTCAGTAAATGTCAAAGCTCGTTTaatagaagcagcagtagcatcTGACTCTTGACTATCAGCACCAAGGCTAGTAACAATTGCAGCCATGTCATTAGCAATTTCTGACAGGGCTTTTGGTTTATCAATCATGGCGGAATTGTTATTAGTGCCGTTGGTACCAGTTGAAGTCGACTCTCTATCAACTACAGCATATTCAACCTCATTAGTGCTATTGGAATTATTAGATTGGTCAGCAAGTTCAGGAGAGTTGGATTGAGACCGGTTATGACCAGAAATTTGAGTGGCAGCCATTACTTTGGCATAACCAACTCGACAAGGGCCAGATCCAGGAAACAACTCTTTACCATTAAGCACCGCTCTAGCTTGTACAGCACTCTCAACCGAGGAGAAATTGATAAATCCACACTGTTTATGAGTCAAGACGCGTGCAGACTCAATAGCTCCATACCCGGAGAAGATGGCTTGTAAAGTGTACGAGGTAGTCGAGGGAGGCAAATTACCGAGCCATAGTGACCGAGTTGGTCCAGTCGAGTCTTCAAAAGAACTGTTAATATTTGAGTTATCGAGGTATTCAAGTTGTTGATTaaactgttgttgttgtgacTCGGGAATTTGCGACTGCTGTGACTGGggttgttgaagttgttgcagcggtgtttgttgttgatattgcACCTGTACctgtggctgttgttgctgttgctggtgtaaatgcaactgctgctgttcttgtggctgctgttgctgttgttgacgaAGTAGCACTTGAGGCGGTTGGGGCTTGAATCTCGAGTACTGGCCACTGCCTCCGTGCTCCAAACCAGCCGTCACAGTCTGAGCTCTTGGTCGATTTGGACTTAGCAGGTTATGTAAATGGGCCCTACCGGCCATAGACACGGGGatctgattttgttgttggttttgttgttggtattgaaactgttgatgctgatgatgatgatgttgatgttgttgatgttgttgatgttgctgatgttgttgttgatgttgttgctgttgttgttgttgttgctgttgttgttggtgctgttgctgatgtagctgatgctgctgctgctgttgtagcctctgctgctgatagtaCGACTCATCGACACCATCATCGACCTCAAAAGGATACGCAGGGCTCGTCAGAGTGTACGATCTCAGTCTATTAACATCGGTTCTAAGAGACAGCTCGGTCAAAAAAGGCTGCATTGGGTCGTTCTGAGAGTCGACATTCTCTGGAGCAGCACTCGCACCGACACCCGTCAATTGGTCATTAAAAACACTACTGACATTATTCAAACGAGCAGActcattatttttggtgctggtggtggtgttaGTAGTGGTTtcaactgaagaagacgaggtCGAAGAAGCCCAAATTGAAGGGCCAAATGGGGCAAACGAAGGTCTATTTTCAGGAAGAAGATTCAACGAACCGGATCTAAGACGAGAAGCCGAGCCAGGACCGGCTGGACCTCCTATACTCGAAGTTACCGGGTTATTTGAAGGTAATGCAGTAGTCGAAACCGAAGCTATTGAGCCCAACGAACCGAGCGAGCCCTGACTAACAGgaccggcagcagctccagatCTCTGAGGAATCTGAGGAAACGGAGACAGTGGCTGGTCTTCATAAATGGATATTGACACGGAACTCGACGACGATTTGTGAGAAATCTGTGGTTTGATAATAGGCGACTCGACAGGCGACGAGTTATCCGGGCCCAGCAGCGCTAAACTGCCCAAAGACGACGAGTTACTCGACAAACCGGACAACGACGGGGCATTCAATCCGATACTGTTAGCACCAGAAACGCCAGGAATACCAGAACCGATTCCTCTAGAGCCAATCAAACCTGGTGACAGTCTTGAGGGCAGAGTTCCTGCTCTTGCACGGGACCTAAAAGCTGTACCTggcgacgacgatgatgacgcTGACGAAACCGGAACTGGAACCGACTCGCCagtcagctgctgctggtcagACTGGAACGGTAAATACAgcgacgaagacgatgacgacgaattGGACgcgccagcagcagcgccCGAACCAATCAACGAGGCCGAGCTCGACGAAGCGGTATTCACCGCCGGAAACGGGCTACCGGCGCCGCCATTGACAGCACCAGACTGCGAGTAAAAATGCTGCGACTTGGGCCGGTCCTGCCAAATCGACCTTGATCCCTCAACTCTAAACACGAGCGGGTTAGTTTTAAATcctgggggagggggggcatggcctccggccgggctggggctccgccccagaccccgtagctcctgcttcgcaggagattgctgggaccgtggacgcccgactcgagcgaagcgagaggagcaaccagggtctggggcggagccccagccgccggaggcacgagggcACACGCGGGGAGTACTTACCGGGAGAAGATTCGCGAGTCAAAAGGGGTGCCAGGGCCACCGGCTGATTCGGACATTCAGATCAGGGGGGGTGTGTGGCCGGGTGGGGGGTGGTCAGAGACGACGGTCAGGGGGTGGGAGTGGCGTCCTCGGTTACTTTTGTAGGCGAGCCAGGGGGCTGGGATCCATGTGAAAAGGCGCGAGAAGCGTGAGACACCTCGGGTGAGCACGTATGGGAAGGGCCCGAGACGGGGAAGTTGACGAAGAAAGGGGGGATCAGGGATTGAAACGGTCCAATGGGGATATCAATGGCGGTATTGACACGCTGGCGGCCGGTTGGACGGGGATTCGAGGTGAAATTTGGGGTTGGAAGGGTGGATATTGACGACGGGGTCGAACGAAAGTCACCGAATCAAAGATATTTTCAGGGCCAAAAAGTGACAGCAATGgccggtggtggtagtTGTCAGTCGGCAAATGGGcttgaaaaaataaaaaaatcaagcacACGGGTCGAGAGAACACGGGCACGCCAATTCGAGGTCGAATGGGCTGGAAATGGGGATTTTGGGCGGGAAAACAGGCCTGTTCGgggcaaaaaaatattttgtcGCGAGCTGActggctggtggtggttgatGGACGTGGGTGGTTTGGCCAATTTGCCGGGTGAACTAGCTAAATACCGCTGGCGCTgttgctgcagctgctggctgACGCTGCTGGCggtggttgtggttgagGTTTGGTTTCGACTGTGTTGGGAGAGGCTGATGAGATGCCCCTCTGCCTCTGGTGGGGCGCGTTGCCGGGGAcgagggggaggggctctgcctccggcggctggggctccgccccagaccctggttgctcctgcttcgcaggagtggtGGGGAACGAGGGGCAGcgaggggggggggggggaaGGATGCTGGCCTCCGGccgggctggggctctgccccagaccccgtagctcctgcttcgcaggagatggccgggaccctggacgcccgactcgagcgtagcgagaggagcaaccagggtctggggcggagccccagccgccggaggcaggccggCCACCCAATTGAGTTTCACAATTAAATTGAATCCCCCCTGGCCACGCCTGAAAAATGTACGTGCCCGGCTGAAACAGCCAAGTGTCAGACACGCGCGCTGTCTAGCCCGACTGCCGACGCGAGCCGCCGCCGCTCCCAACAACAACGCAGCCTTGTCCCGGTGGGCCCGACGGcgggggcctgcctccggcggctggggctgcgccccagaccccactgctcctctcgctgcgctcgagtcgggcgtccagggtcccggccatctcctgcgaagcaggagctacggggtctggggcggagccccagcccggCCGGAGGCCAGCACCTCAGTCACGTGACCCGCAGTGGGGTTCGTGGAGGGGTaggaggagggggaggggggtgaAAAGTTTTGGGGGtgagtgaaaaattcagcGACATTCTCGATCTCGCGAAGATAGATAAAGAcccgcagcagcagtagcacaCGCAGAGGCAGAAGCGGGAAAGGTACAGCGCAGGCTAACTGGATGTGTTTAGATCCATGGGGATTTCGGCGACAGCCGGTGCAGAAGAACATGTCAGTCAATTAATATCTGCAGCATGCACCCGATCTCCACACCACCACACCCCAGGATCGAGACCAGCCCGATCCAGCCCTGGGGGACCTgggggggggaggggttctggcctccggccgggctggggctccgccccagaccccgtagctcctgcttcgcaggagatggccgggaccctggacgcccgactcgagcgcagcgagaggagcagtggggtctggggcgcagccctagccgccggaggcaggccccctCGGCAGCGATGGTCGATCCGgtggagaaagaagagatagCGAGACGGTGCATGGATCCATGTCGGCGAGCGAGCGGCAGCACCCCCTGGCTTGCTGCTATAGCTTTACAACTGCTATTGATCTTctggggggggggggggggggggctgcctccggcggctggggctccgccccagaccccgctgctcctctcgctgcgctcgagtcgggcgtccaCGGTCCCTGGTAGTGTTAGAAACCCAGCggcaaactcctgcgaagcaggagcaaccagggtctggggcggagccccagccgccggaggcagacccccgaGCCCCGTGCACAGGGCCCTCTCCCCGCAAATTGCCTAAAGAATCCAGGGCCTACAGAAGGTAATTTAATTGCCAATCGGTGGACCCCTcctttgttttttttttcgttttttgTCTGTGTCTCAGATGTACAGGAGATCGGCACACGCGCGCTGCACGCTGCTGCACCCTGCACCCAGGGGTCTAGCGAGATAAGGCCGGTGCCAACGTCCAACGGGCCCGCCAAGTCTGGCAGGTAACGGCGTGGGCACACCCCCAATCCCCTCCCCCAGCCATTCAGCAAGCCAGTAGACTTGCTCCCCTTAACACAAAAAACCACCCCACCAATCCACTGACTGTAAACAACAGTCACAACCAGTCTCACGGTCAATTCGGCCTTCTTCGCCAGGCCTATCAGTGCTCAATGGCGGTCCTGGCGGTCCCGCTATCAGCGCCCATCGCACCCAAACACGAGCATGCACAGGCCTGCAGGCATGAAACTTAATCTACCCCCAACCCCCCCCATTCCAGACACAAGGGTCCATCTCTGCCTGCACCCCCAacgcacgactcgagcgcagcgagaggagcagcggcggctggggcggagccccagccgccggaggcacgacctCCATGACCCGtacctgcctccggcggctggggcgctgccccagaccccgttgtgctcgcttcgcgagctgctgctgggtGGCCCTTGTCCTGCGGGGCCCGGGTGAGTACGAGCCACGGGTGTTTTCGGGGCTTGTGTCAGATAACGTTTGGTTGGCATGCGTCACCCGCTGGCGCTGATAAGGCACGGTCCGGGATCAGGCAACGGGCATGCTTCCTGGGGGGGCATGGCCTCCGGccgggctggggctccgccccagaccccgctgctcctctcgctacgctcgagtcgtgcgtcgacggtcctagcaatctcctgcgaagcaggagctacggggtctggggcggagccccagcccggCCGGAGGCCAGGCCCTCCCAGAAGATTGGGGGTCATGCACGGATGCGCGGTGCATGCTGCTGTTAGCATTTCCGGATGCGAGTGGGTGGGTGGGGTTACGTCAGTGGGATCAGGTCAGCGGCATGGCTCGCTCGTGATAGCGGGCATCAGCAGGGCAGGGCAGGCCGGGctgaaataataatattttgggctggaaaataatatttcacAAAGGATGGggacagcagcagctgttgcGCGATCCCATGcggtttttggttttgttttttgttgttgcttgCTGTTTTCCAACGGACGGTCTGTGTTGCTCAATCCAGACCCTGGCAGTGTGCCAAGGGCGGACCCTGACACCATCCGTGCTACAACCAAGCCCGCAATTGCGCCACGGGCCGGCGTGAAAAGGCCCCGAATGGCCTCATATCACGGCACCCTCGCTCCAATTCACCACGAACTACTAACGCGCTTGCGCACTGCCTGGCTCCGGCCCGTGCTGCCCAGCCTTGCAGTGGCCTGACCCGGCTGGGAGggggggcatgcctccggcggctggggctccgccccagaccctggttgctcctgcttcgcaggagattgcagggaccgtggacgcccgactcgagcgtagcgagaggagccaccagggtctggggcggagccccagccgccggaggcatgaccCAACCCCCCCGGTTTGGCCCGCTGCTGCCCAGACCCGCTAGCTGTGCTGGGAGAtaagcagcggcagcgcGAGAGGGGGTGCGTGCACGAGCGTCGCTAGTCTGTTAATCATGGGTCGGTCTGTAGTGAGGTATGTGTATCACACAGATCTGATGTGCGTCTCTCAGGTGTCTATCAGAGGGGTACGAGCGAGGGAGGGGTAGACGGTGAGGAGGGGTACGAGGGGTCAGAGGAGgagaggaggaggtggtgggtgATGCGAAGTCAATTGAGGGGTCACTGGGGGTCTTTTTGACCTGTTTGAGAGGGTCACTGAGTCACTTGAGTAGCAAGCGAGTGTCGTTATCAGTTGGATATCGCCAGCGTCGAGTGCGATTGACGTGGCTGAAAACGTGTGGGGTACATGGGTGCTGGCTGGCCGACTGTAGCGGTAGCTGCTAGCGACCTATAAAGCTATAGCTATAGCTTTGGCTGTCTCAGTTGTGTTTTCGGCGGGCCTTTAGATAGAGCTAGTGCTGACCACAAGCAAGTATCGACTGGGCTGGACTGGGCTGGACTGGGCAGTGCTGGGCTGGTCGCTGTAGAGTTAGCTGTTAGTGGGGTGAGCTATAAACTGTGGTGTGAGCTGTAAACTGTGGTGTGAGCTGGCTGTTAGCTACTGAGTGAGCTGTTAGTTTAACTAGTGATTGAGACTGTGGTGTGAGCTGCTGTTAATCTATTGACTGGCTGCCTGGCTAGCGGGCTGttgccagcagcagctgctgctgctgccggcTAGGCCGCTGGCTAGTCTGAGCTATAATTG from Sugiyamaella lignohabitans strain CBS 10342 chromosome D, complete sequence includes the following:
- the PUF2 gene encoding Puf2p (PUF family mRNA-binding protein; Pumilio homology domain confers RNA binding activity; preferentially binds mRNAs encoding membrane-associated proteins; binding site composed of two UAAU tetranucleotides, separated by a 3-nt linker; PUF2 has a paralog, JSN1, that arose from the whole genome duplication; GO_component: GO:0005737 - cytoplasm [Evidence IEA,IEA]; GO_component: GO:0005737 - cytoplasm [Evidence IDA] [PMID 14562095]; GO_function: GO:0003723 - RNA binding [Evidence IEA,IEA]; GO_function: GO:0003729 - mRNA binding [Evidence ISS] [PMID 11101532]; GO_function: GO:0003729 - mRNA binding [Evidence IDA] [PMID 15024427]; GO_function: GO:0003729 - mRNA binding [Evidence IDA] [PMID 21685478]; GO_function: GO:0003729 - mRNA binding [Evidence IDA] [PMID 23222640]; GO_function: GO:0003676 - nucleic acid binding [Evidence IEA]; GO_function: GO:0000166 - nucleotide binding [Evidence IEA]; GO_process: GO:0000288 - nuclear-transcribed mRNA catabolic process, deadenylation-dependent decay [Evidence IGI] [PMID 11101532]), whose protein sequence is MSESAGGPGTPFDSRIFSRVEGSRSIWQDRPKSQHFYSQSGAVNGGAGSPFPAVNTASSSSASLIGSGAAAGASNSSSSSSSLYLPFQSDQQQLTGESVPVPVSSASSSSSPGTAFRSRARAGTLPSRLSPGLIGSRGIGSGIPGVSGANSIGLNAPSLSGLSSNSSSLGSLALLGPDNSSPVESPIIKPQISHKSSSSSVSISIYEDQPLSPFPQIPQRSGAAAGPVSQGSLGSLGSIASVSTTALPSNNPVTSSIGGPAGPGSASRLRSGSLNLLPENRPSFAPFGPSIWASSTSSSSVETTTNTTTSTKNNESARLNNVSSVFNDQLTGVGASAAPENVDSQNDPMQPFLTELSLRTDVNRLRSYTLTSPAYPFEVDDGVDESYYQQQRLQQQQQHQLHQQQHQQQQQQQQQQQQHQQQHQQHQQHQQHQHHHHQHQQFQYQQQNQQQNQIPVSMAGRAHLHNLLSPNRPRAQTVTAGLEHGGSGQYSRFKPQPPQVLLRQQQQQQPQEQQQLHLHQQQQQQPQVQVQYQQQTPLQQLQQPQSQQSQIPESQQQQFNQQLEYLDNSNINSSFEDSTGPTRSLWLGNLPPSTTSYTLQAIFSGYGAIESARVLTHKQCGFINFSSVESAVQARAVLNGKELFPGSGPCRVGYAKVMAATQISGHNRSQSNSPELADQSNNSNSTNEVEYAVVDRESTSTGTNGTNNNSAMIDKPKALSEIANDMAAIVTSLGADSQESDATAASIKRALTFTDFKSEIPPVNEPKADRVYDAPTLREVRKKVDSGTCSQQEIDEIALDLLDEIADLASDYVGNTVVQKLFDSCSESVKDLMLVQIAPFLAQIGVHKNGTWAAQKIIDVAATKRQINMICDALRPYTVHLFVDQFGNYVIQCCLKFGGPWNDFIFETMLSQFWEIAQSRFGARAMRACLESHYVSKQQQRMLAAAITLHAVQLATNTNGALLLTWFLDTCTLPNRHLILAPRLTPDIVALCTHKLASLTVLKVVNYKAESGARQLLFDILFYSDSDKILDEIISDPSHGASFVYKIVSAPLLLEGQDRQVALNKIRKILIANKALPSQGYKRLMDEVGLSTRSSNTPSNGNGNNSNGSGAANSFQQSPTKRRSGLSTTNIGNGGNSRVSVPTHQKIQPQLQQPQHHQHQQQQLQPQQQQLFYSQVSAKPQPMMSHQIFDNGVYGYDSFQEQSVPVPYETNMAAFNQQFDQLMLNNNGPQQYQYPVDGALATNVGSGPMSGPGQIPEYFNKGPGFMPPPPPPQGIMNSNMGGYVPSIVQLEDRSGASDSSGVGSAVSDGYWFSLCIDSVSTWIGSVTVSSAGSSTGSSAGSLTSSSTGSSAGSSIGSLTGSSTGSSIDTSNGSLISLTASSTGSSTGSSTGSSIDSSTGSSTGSSTGSSTGSSTGSSTGSSTGSSTGSSTGSSPGPSTGSSTGSSTGSSTGSSTDSSTGSSTGSSADSSTGSSTSSSADSSTGSSTGSPTGSSIGSITSSTLSTNTCFVLFKTSPG